CCGCGCGCACGGCGGCCTCGTCCACGTCGCCGCCGGAGACCAGCCCGGACGCCGGCCGGCGGTGGTCGACCCTCGCACGTTCGACGACGCGCCGCCAGATCTCGGCGTCGAAGTCCGGCAGGCAGGCCGCCGCAGACGCCGCCGCCACACCCCTCCAGCCCGGAGGGATGCGCGAGGCCTGCAGCCAGGCCTCCGCGAGGAAGGTGCCCGAACCGCACATGAAGTCGACCAGCGGCGCCTCGCAGTCCCAGCCGCTCAGGCGCAGGACGGCCGCGGCCAGGGTCTCCTGCAACGGCGCCTCGACGGATTCCAGACGGTATCCCCGGCGATGGAGGGAGCCGCCCGACACATCCAGCGCGATCACGGCCCGGTCTCGGTTGATGTGCAGGTTGAGCCACACGTCGGGCTCGCGGCGGTCCACGCTGGGACGACGCCCGCACGATTCGCGGAAATGGTCCACGACCGCGTCCTTTAGCCTCTGGGCCGCGAACTGGGAATGACTGATATTGCTGCGCGAAACGTTGGCGACAACGGCGAAGGTCCGGTCCGGCGACAGGATGGCGTCCCAGTCCAGCTTGCGGGCGGTGGCGTAGAGATAGCGGTCGGAATGGCAGTCGAAGGTCAGCAGCGGCGCGAGGACGCGACCCGCCAGCCGGGAACGCAGGACGACGTCGTAGAGCAGGCCGGGATCGGCGCGGAACCCGACGCCGCGCACGCGGGCGTCGGCGGCCGGGGCTCCCAGTTCGCGCAACTCGTCGACGAGCAGGTCCTCGACGCCGCGAGCGCACTGGGCGAAATACCGGCCGTGTTTCTGGTACTCGAACACCTCGCCTCCGCTCGCCGACGTTGCCCCCCGATCCGGTGGATCGTGGAGACATGGTGCGCCACGCCCGGGGGATCGTCAACCGCCGCCCCGCGACAGCACCCGGACATCACGAGAAGGGACGCCCCGCAGGGCGCCCCGACAGGAGACCGGCGAAGTCGATCAACGATAGAGGCTCTTGATCTCGCTCCAGGTGCCCGGTTCGTTGCCGACTGAGTAGGCGCAGCAGACGGTATCGCCCCAGATGATGACCTTGCCGCTGGCCGTCTTGATATAATCGAACATGTCGACCCAACCGGTGCCCTTGTCGTTGTAGACGATGCCGGGCTCGGGCAGGCCGTCGATGGGCAGGTTGGCCTCGAAGGTATCGTGGTACCGGATGATCAGGAAGTAGTGTTCGTCGAATGCCAGGCAGCCGCACGCGTCGTCCATGGGCACCGTGATCACGTACAGGCCCGGGGCGGTGAAGTTGAAGACCTGGTCGAGACCTTCGCAGATGAACGGTCCGGGAACGAACTGGCCCAGCGCCTGGTCCCAGACGGCCTCGGCGAGGCCGCCCGACGCGGTGAAGGTGACCGGCACCTGGTCGGCGGTCAGCTCCAGGTACATGTTGACGTTGAGCAGCTCGAAACCGCCCAGGGGACAGGAACCCTGAGCTGGCGGGAAGATCAGATAGGCATAGTCCTCCTGTCCCGTATGCAGGAACTCCACGGTGGACGGGACGGGTGGATTCAGGTTTCCCACCTGGAAAACGGGTTGTCCCTGGGCGGCGTACGCCAGGATCAACATCAGGACGATCAGTGAGGTCTTGTACTTCATGGCGCATTCCCCCGAGCAATAGGACAGGAACCCTTAGACCCGCATTGCATACCCCTCGGACCTTAGATTGTACCCGATATCTGACAAATCATCAAGCAACCCCTGCTCCGGGGCCGGAATATTCCCGGCAGAAAAGGCCCCCGGGACCGCAGGGGGGAGCCGGGGGCGTCAGGTGCCGGGAATGCGTCTTTCTGGACGACTCGTCCGATCAGTCGAGGTAGCGGGCAACGCGGAATCCGGTGTAACGGCCCTTGTTCGGAAGACTGCGGGTGGCTGAACGGCAGGTGCGCGCGCCGTTGCCGTAGCCGCCGCCACGCATCATGTGGATGGCGCCGGCGGTCGGGCCGATCGGGTCGGTGACGCTGCACCCCATGAGGATCGGTATGGGCACGCTGTCGATGGCCGGACGATAGACATACCCCAGGCTCATTGTGTTGAAGTTCACCAGACGGTCCAGGTCATACTGGCCGGTTCCGCTGTCCAGGATGTTCATGTCGTCCACCAGCAAGATCTGGCCGCCGATCCCCAGCGAGGTGATCTCGCCGGTCAGGGTGATCTCGCCCTTCACTCCCTCGCCGAAAGCGGCGTCGATGAACTGTTCCGCCGTGACCGACAAGGTCACGCCGGGAGCGATAGCGGTCGGGAAGTCCGTGAACACGCCGACGTGGCGGATGTCGTTGTTGACCCTCAGGTTCACCTCGCCGGCGAAGTCCGCATAAGCGAAGTTTATCTCGCTGGTCGTGATGTCCAGGTTGGAGATGTTGAAGTTGGAGCCGACCCTGGTGAAGCGGATCATTAGTCCGTCGCCGAACGCCTGGAGGAACTGGATGACCGACAAGCTGCCCAGTCTCTCGACCGAACCGTTGCTGAAGTAGAAATCGCCGAGCGTGACCGGCACGTTTTCGTAGGGGCCGGACCAGTCCCAGACCCACTCCCAGACGTTGCCGTGCATGTCGTAAAAGCCCCATGCGTTGTCGTCGAGCTGGCCCACGGGGTGGGGCAGGTAGCCCGAGTTGTTGCAGTACCAGCCGATGAGCATCAGCAGCTCGTCGTAGTCGCAGCTGCTGGGCGTGTAGGTGAGGCTGCCGTTCGCGAGATCGGTCTGTGTGCCGGCACGGCAGGTGTACTCCCACTCCGCCTCGGTCAAGAGGCGATAGCCGTCGGCCGCCTGATCCCAGGTGACGTCTTCCCCGACGATCCCGTAGGCGGGCGTGAGCCCTTCGTCCAACGACAGGGCGTTGCAGAAGGTGACCGCCTCCAGCCAGGTGACGCTCTCGATCGGATGGGACAGCTCGCAGTTGGGACAGAGATCGTAGTAATGGCTGGGATTGTCGCCCATGAGGCGCGTGTACTGGGCCCAGGTGATCTCGGTCACGGAGGCCTCGAAGGGCCGGGTGAGGGTCACCCTGTGCTGGGGCCACTCGTAGGGATCGACGGCGCTCTGCAGGGGGCTGCCCATCTTGAAGGTGCCGGGCTCCACCGACATCATCACAAGGGCCGACGACGCCTGCGACAGGTATGAGGCGTTGAAGGTAATGCCCTGCCCTTCGGCGAGGTTCTGCTCAGCCGGCATCGGCGTGATGTAGCCGTCCACGTCTCCCCAGGTGATGGAGTAGTCGCCGGCGACCATGTCCTCGAAGAGCGCGTCGCCGTTGCCGGTCTCCACCAGATCGTCGGGGCCGGTGAGGGTCCACGGGGCTGCGATCTCGTCCGGTTCGGGGTTGATCTGCACCTGGCCGGGATCGGGCTCGTTGCTGGGCTGCCGATAGGTGCCGGTGAACGTGGTGACGGCGCCGCCGGCAAGCGTCTTCGTGACCGGGTTGGCGCTGGGCAAGAACCAGCCGCTCACACCCTGCCACGTCAGCACGTATTCGCCCGCTGCGAGGTCTGCGAGGACCACATCGCCGTTTCCATCGTACACGTAGCCATCCGGACCCGTCAGTTGCCAGGGGAAAGCGACGGTTATCGGGCGGGGGTAGACGCCGATGCTGCCGGTACCTGTCACTCCTCCGGTGGGCGTGTTCTCGTCGCATCCCCAGATGGCGAGCAGGCCGAGCACCAACGCGGCCGACAGCAAACGCAACAGTACGGCTCTCATCATCGACGATCCCCCTGTGGAGACTGCTGAGGAGTGTTGATCAGCCAGAGCGGCTCGAGACACTCGCTTGAAAATACCACATGGCATGCACCGACGCCAGTTTTCGCGTGCCCGCGTCCCGATGGGTGGGAATGTACGGAAAAGCGCGGCTCACGGCAATTTCCGGCGGCAATCCGTCGCTCACGACCCGGTCGCGATGCGAACGCCGTCGTCGCGATCAGGATCTGGTGACCACGACCAGAGTGATGTCGTCTGATTGGGGCATGCCGGCCGTATGATCGGAGACGGCCCGCAGCACCGCTTCGCGAATGGCGACGGCGCCGCGATCCCGGTTCTCCGCGAAAAGGGCGGCCAGGCGGTCGTCGCCGAACATGGT
This genomic stretch from bacterium harbors:
- a CDS encoding class I SAM-dependent RNA methyltransferase — protein: MFEYQKHGRYFAQCARGVEDLLVDELRELGAPAADARVRGVGFRADPGLLYDVVLRSRLAGRVLAPLLTFDCHSDRYLYATARKLDWDAILSPDRTFAVVANVSRSNISHSQFAAQRLKDAVVDHFRESCGRRPSVDRREPDVWLNLHINRDRAVIALDVSGGSLHRRGYRLESVEAPLQETLAAAVLRLSGWDCEAPLVDFMCGSGTFLAEAWLQASRIPPGWRGVAAASAAACLPDFDAEIWRRVVERARVDHRRPASGLVSGGDVDEAAVRA
- a CDS encoding formylglycine-generating enzyme family protein codes for the protein MSVEPGTFKMGSPLQSAVDPYEWPQHRVTLTRPFEASVTEITWAQYTRLMGDNPSHYYDLCPNCELSHPIESVTWLEAVTFCNALSLDEGLTPAYGIVGEDVTWDQAADGYRLLTEAEWEYTCRAGTQTDLANGSLTYTPSSCDYDELLMLIGWYCNNSGYLPHPVGQLDDNAWGFYDMHGNVWEWVWDWSGPYENVPVTLGDFYFSNGSVERLGSLSVIQFLQAFGDGLMIRFTRVGSNFNISNLDITTSEINFAYADFAGEVNLRVNNDIRHVGVFTDFPTAIAPGVTLSVTAEQFIDAAFGEGVKGEITLTGEITSLGIGGQILLVDDMNILDSGTGQYDLDRLVNFNTMSLGYVYRPAIDSVPIPILMGCSVTDPIGPTAGAIHMMRGGGYGNGARTCRSATRSLPNKGRYTGFRVARYLD